One genomic region from Arthrobacter sp. YN encodes:
- a CDS encoding L,D-transpeptidase — protein sequence MTEVAKRKKGKILAIAGICAAIAVGGIGVATVPGLLAGSPQDGGAAATPAPTVEAKPVELGITPLDGAIEWNPVVGPQIKAVNGKVKDVVLAPVAGGTPVQGKTSPDGSTWTTSEVLKFKTQYNYSFTVVDTAGKETKKTQTFTTVSAAYEADASIYPRNGTTAGSGQPIEINFSEPVVDKAAMEKRVAITVSSGQPVAWHWYSDTKVRIRPEAFWASGTTVTVDMKLLGVDFGNKMIGNADVVSTFTTGPQRVAVVDDNTKTMNVYSDGQLVHTAPVSLGGEDWLSPTGYAVIMEQERHSNFNAGTIGLKPGDKGYYPPLVVEYANRLTWSGVYVHQALEAAWSSIGVANVSHGCVGLLPADAAWFFNNMKTGDVVQILNTGAPAVEPLEGFGDWNIPWASYAQR from the coding sequence ATGACGGAAGTCGCCAAACGGAAGAAGGGCAAGATCCTTGCCATCGCAGGGATCTGCGCCGCTATTGCCGTGGGCGGAATCGGCGTCGCTACTGTGCCTGGACTTCTGGCCGGCTCTCCGCAGGATGGCGGCGCTGCCGCAACTCCTGCGCCCACGGTGGAAGCAAAGCCCGTGGAGTTGGGCATTACCCCGCTGGACGGTGCCATCGAGTGGAATCCCGTGGTGGGCCCGCAGATCAAAGCAGTCAACGGCAAGGTCAAAGACGTCGTCCTGGCTCCGGTAGCCGGGGGCACACCTGTCCAGGGCAAGACCAGCCCGGATGGAAGCACGTGGACTACCTCGGAAGTACTGAAGTTTAAAACCCAGTACAACTATTCCTTCACCGTGGTTGATACTGCCGGGAAGGAAACCAAGAAGACCCAAACCTTCACCACCGTTTCCGCGGCGTACGAGGCCGATGCTTCCATCTACCCCCGCAACGGAACCACGGCCGGGTCCGGCCAGCCCATCGAGATTAACTTCAGCGAGCCCGTGGTGGACAAAGCAGCCATGGAGAAGCGGGTGGCCATCACGGTGTCCTCCGGCCAGCCGGTGGCTTGGCACTGGTATTCGGACACGAAGGTCCGGATCCGCCCCGAAGCTTTCTGGGCTTCAGGAACCACCGTCACAGTGGACATGAAACTCCTGGGCGTCGACTTTGGCAACAAGATGATCGGCAACGCAGACGTGGTGTCCACGTTCACTACCGGACCCCAGCGTGTGGCCGTAGTGGATGACAACACCAAGACCATGAACGTGTACTCGGACGGGCAGTTGGTACACACCGCGCCTGTGTCGCTCGGCGGCGAAGACTGGCTGTCTCCCACCGGCTACGCCGTGATCATGGAGCAGGAACGCCACTCCAACTTCAACGCGGGGACCATTGGCCTGAAGCCGGGTGACAAGGGCTACTACCCGCCGCTGGTGGTGGAGTACGCCAACCGGCTGACCTGGTCCGGCGTTTACGTCCATCAGGCCCTTGAAGCGGCCTGGAGCTCCATCGGGGTTGCCAACGTTTCGCACGGTTGCGTGGGACTGCTGCCCGCAGATGCTGCCTGGTTCTTCAACAACATGAAGACCGGCGACGTCGTGCAGATCCTCAACACCGGAGCCCCCGCAGTAGAGCCTCTGGAGGGCTTCGGGGACTGGAATATCCCGTGGGCGAGCTACGCCCAGCGCTAG
- a CDS encoding pentapeptide repeat-containing protein, producing MTLQPTLRPDCGNCFALCCTALGFARSADFAIDKPAATPCPNMSDDFSCAIHQRLRPRGFGGCTVFDCFGAGQVVSQLTFGGTSWRDNPSSTSSMFAVFKVVRQLHEMLWYLAEAQQRTFDPHLASTASHLSGCIATTAQGDATAILATDVETLHGEVRALLMEVSEGLRASYRAEDTQTHDDGTHRNGEHSGADLMGANLANQRLCGSNFRSAYLIGANLRNSDLTAADLLGADLRGVHLHGADLSRALYLTQPQITAAEGDPTTLLPQRLAKPDHW from the coding sequence ATGACTCTTCAACCAACCCTTCGCCCGGACTGCGGCAACTGTTTTGCGCTTTGCTGTACAGCCCTGGGATTCGCCCGCTCGGCTGACTTTGCCATCGACAAACCAGCGGCGACGCCTTGCCCGAACATGTCCGACGATTTTTCCTGTGCCATCCATCAACGTCTCCGGCCGCGCGGATTCGGTGGCTGCACCGTTTTCGATTGCTTCGGTGCAGGCCAAGTGGTCTCCCAGCTCACCTTTGGCGGAACCAGCTGGAGGGACAATCCCTCGTCCACGTCCTCGATGTTCGCTGTGTTCAAGGTGGTGAGGCAACTCCACGAAATGCTCTGGTACCTGGCCGAAGCCCAGCAACGGACCTTCGACCCCCACCTCGCCTCAACGGCCAGCCATCTGTCCGGGTGCATAGCAACCACCGCCCAAGGCGACGCAACAGCTATCCTGGCCACCGACGTCGAAACGCTGCATGGTGAAGTGCGGGCCCTCCTGATGGAGGTCAGCGAGGGACTACGGGCTTCCTACAGAGCCGAGGACACGCAAACGCACGACGACGGTACTCACCGGAACGGTGAACACAGCGGCGCCGACCTGATGGGCGCGAACCTGGCCAACCAACGCCTCTGCGGTTCCAACTTCCGCAGTGCCTACCTGATAGGAGCAAACCTCAGGAACAGCGACCTCACCGCAGCAGACCTCCTGGGAGCCGACCTCCGAGGAGTCCATCTCCACGGCGCCGATCTCTCCAGGGCGCTCTACCTGACGCAACCGCAGATCACCGCCGCCGAAGGCGACCCCACCACCCTCCTGCCACAAAGACTCGCAAAACCGGATCACTGGTGA